Proteins encoded together in one Staphylococcus aureus window:
- the norB gene encoding multidrug efflux MFS transporter NorB produces MEKPSREAFEGNNKLLIGIVLSVITFWLFAQSLVNVVPILEDSFNTDIGTVNIAVSITALFSGMFVVGAGGLADKYGRIKLTNIGIILNILGSLLIIISNIPLLLIIGRLIQGLSAACIMPATLSIIKSYYIGKDRQRALSYWSIGSWGGSGVCSFFGGAVATLLGWRWIFILSIIISLIALFLIKGTPETKSKSISLNKFDIKGLVLLVIMLLSLNILITKGSELGVTSLLFITLLAIAIGSFSLFIVLEKRATNPLIDFKLFKNKAYTGATASNFLLNGVAGTLIVANTFVQRGLGYSSLQAGSLSITYLVMVLIMIRVGEKLLQTLGCKKPMLIGTGVLIVGECLISLTFLPEIFYVICCIIGYLFFGLGLGIYATPSTDTAIANAPLEKVGVAAGIYKMASALGGAFGVALSGAVYAIVSNMTNIYTGAMIALWLNAGMGILSFVIILLLVPKQNDTQL; encoded by the coding sequence ATGGAAAAGCCGTCAAGAGAGGCATTTGAAGGCAATAATAAGTTGTTAATAGGAATTGTTCTAAGTGTAATAACGTTTTGGCTATTTGCACAATCATTGGTTAATGTTGTACCAATACTTGAAGATAGTTTCAATACAGATATTGGAACGGTTAATATCGCCGTTAGTATAACTGCTTTATTTTCAGGAATGTTTGTAGTAGGAGCAGGTGGTCTTGCTGATAAATATGGCAGAATTAAACTCACGAACATTGGTATTATCTTAAATATATTAGGTTCATTATTAATCATTATTTCAAATATTCCTTTATTACTTATTATAGGAAGATTAATTCAAGGACTTTCAGCAGCATGTATTATGCCTGCAACTTTGTCTATTATTAAGTCATATTACATTGGGAAAGATAGACAACGCGCTTTAAGTTATTGGTCAATTGGCTCATGGGGCGGCTCTGGTGTTTGTTCATTTTTTGGAGGTGCAGTTGCAACGCTTTTAGGTTGGCGTTGGATTTTCATCCTATCAATTATAATTTCATTAATTGCACTGTTTCTTATTAAAGGCACACCTGAAACTAAATCTAAATCGATTTCTCTAAATAAATTTGACATTAAAGGTCTGGTTCTTTTAGTCATTATGCTCCTCAGTTTAAATATTTTAATTACTAAAGGATCAGAATTAGGTGTAACCTCACTTCTTTTTATTACTTTATTAGCTATTGCAATTGGATCTTTTAGTTTATTTATAGTTCTTGAAAAGCGTGCTACAAATCCTTTAATCGATTTTAAATTATTTAAAAATAAAGCTTACACAGGTGCAACAGCTTCAAACTTTTTGTTAAATGGTGTTGCAGGAACATTAATAGTAGCCAACACATTTGTTCAAAGAGGTTTAGGATATTCTTCATTGCAAGCAGGAAGTTTATCAATCACTTATTTAGTAATGGTACTAATTATGATTCGTGTTGGTGAAAAGTTACTTCAAACACTCGGATGCAAGAAACCAATGTTAATTGGAACAGGAGTTCTTATTGTCGGAGAATGTCTCATTTCATTAACTTTCTTGCCAGAAATATTCTATGTCATTTGTTGTATTATAGGTTATTTATTCTTTGGTTTAGGACTAGGGATATATGCTACACCATCAACAGATACAGCAATTGCAAATGCACCGTTAGAAAAAGTAGGCGTTGCTGCAGGTATCTATAAAATGGCTTCTGCATTAGGTGGAGCATTTGGCGTCGCATTGAGTGGTGCAGTATATGCAATCGTATCAAATATGACAAACATTTATACAGGTGCAATGATTGCATTATGGTTAAATGCAGGTATGGGAATATTATCATTCGTTATCATTTTGTTACTTGTGCCTAAACAAAACGACACTCAATTATGA
- a CDS encoding APC family permease translates to MSNGKELQKNIGFFSAFAIVMGTVIGSGVFFKISNVTEVTGTAGMALFVWFLGGIITICAGLTAAELAAAIPETGGLTKYIEYTYGDFWGFLSGWAQSFIYFPANVAALSIVFATQLINLFHLSIGSLIPIAIASALSIVLINFLGSKAGGILQSVTLVIKLIPIIVIVIFGIFQSGDITFSLIPTTGNSGNGFFTAIGSGLLATMFAYDGWIHVGNVAGELKNPKRDLPLAISVGIGCIMAVYLLINATFLLTLPIELLAGNLNAASDTSKILFGENGGKIITIGILISVYGTINGYTMTGMRVPYAMAERKLLPFSHLFAKLTKSGAPWFGAIIQLIIAIIMMSMGAFDTITNMLIFVIWLFYCMSFVAVIILRKREPNMERPYKVPLYPIIPLIAILAGSFVLINTLFTQFILAIIGILITALGIPVYYYKKKQKAA, encoded by the coding sequence ATGTCAAATGGTAAAGAATTACAAAAAAATATAGGTTTCTTCTCAGCGTTTGCTATTGTTATGGGGACAGTTATTGGTTCAGGAGTATTCTTTAAAATATCAAACGTAACAGAAGTAACAGGAACAGCAGGAATGGCCTTGTTTGTATGGTTCCTAGGCGGCATCATTACCATTTGTGCGGGGTTAACAGCAGCAGAACTTGCTGCTGCAATCCCTGAAACAGGTGGCTTAACGAAGTATATAGAATATACATACGGTGATTTCTGGGGCTTCCTATCAGGTTGGGCGCAATCATTTATTTATTTTCCAGCTAACGTAGCAGCATTGTCTATCGTATTTGCGACACAGCTAATTAATTTATTCCATTTATCTATAGGTTCGTTAATACCAATAGCAATCGCATCTGCGTTATCTATTGTGTTGATAAATTTCCTAGGTTCAAAAGCAGGCGGAATTTTACAATCAGTTACTTTAGTAATTAAACTGATTCCAATCATCGTTATTGTAATTTTTGGTATTTTTCAATCTGGAGATATCACTTTTTCATTAATTCCAACTACAGGTAATTCAGGAAATGGCTTCTTTACAGCAATTGGTAGTGGTTTATTAGCAACTATGTTTGCATATGATGGTTGGATTCATGTAGGAAATGTTGCGGGGGAACTTAAAAATCCTAAACGCGATTTACCTTTAGCGATTTCAGTTGGTATCGGTTGTATTATGGCTGTGTATTTATTAATTAACGCTACATTCTTATTAACGTTGCCAATAGAACTACTTGCTGGTAATTTAAATGCAGCTTCAGATACATCAAAAATATTATTTGGTGAAAATGGCGGTAAGATTATTACAATCGGTATATTAATTTCTGTTTATGGTACGATCAATGGCTATACTATGACTGGTATGCGCGTACCATATGCAATGGCTGAAAGAAAATTATTGCCATTTAGCCATTTATTCGCAAAATTAACAAAATCTGGCGCACCATGGTTTGGCGCAATTATACAACTTATAATCGCTATCATCATGATGTCAATGGGAGCATTTGATACAATTACAAATATGTTAATCTTTGTTATTTGGTTGTTCTATTGTATGTCATTTGTTGCGGTAATAATTTTAAGAAAACGTGAACCAAATATGGAACGACCATATAAAGTACCGTTATATCCGATCATACCTTTAATTGCTATTTTGGCAGGATCATTTGTATTAATTAATACACTGTTTACACAATTTATATTAGCAATCATTGGAATTCTAATAACAGCACTTGGTATACCAGTTTATTACTATAAAAAGAAACAAAAAGCAGCATAA
- the tdcB gene encoding bifunctional threonine ammonia-lyase/L-serine ammonia-lyase TdcB, giving the protein MTTNTVTLQTAHIVSLGDIEEAKASIKPFIRRTPLIKSMYLSQSITKGNVFLKLENMQFTGSFKFRGASNKINHLTDEQKEKGIIAASAGNHAQGVALTAKLLGIDATIVMPETAPQAKQQATKGYGAKVILKGKNFNETRLYMEELAKENGMTIVHPYDDKFVMAGQGTIGLEILDDIWNVNTVIVPVGGGGLIAGIATALKSFNPSIHIIGVQSENVHGMAESFYKRDLTEHRVDSTIADGCDVKVPGEQTYEVVKHLVDEFILVTEEEIEHAMKDLMQRAKIITEGAGALPTAAILSGKINNKWLEDKNVVALVSGGNVDLTRVSGVIEHGLNIADTSKGVVG; this is encoded by the coding sequence ATGACAACCAACACAGTTACATTACAAACAGCACATATTGTAAGTTTAGGAGATATCGAAGAAGCTAAAGCAAGCATTAAACCATTTATTCGTCGAACACCTCTAATTAAATCAATGTATTTAAGCCAAAGTATAACTAAAGGGAATGTATTTCTAAAATTAGAAAATATGCAATTCACAGGATCTTTTAAATTTAGAGGCGCTAGCAATAAAATTAATCACTTAACAGATGAACAAAAAGAAAAAGGCATTATCGCAGCATCTGCTGGGAACCATGCACAAGGTGTTGCTTTAACAGCTAAATTATTAGGCATTGATGCAACGATTGTAATGCCTGAAACAGCACCACAAGCGAAACAACAAGCAACAAAAGGCTATGGGGCAAAGGTTATTTTAAAAGGTAAAAACTTTAACGAAACTAGACTTTATATGGAAGAATTAGCGAAAGAAAATGGCATGACAATCGTTCATCCATATGACGATAAGTTTGTAATGGCAGGCCAAGGAACAATTGGTTTAGAAATTTTAGATGATATTTGGAATGTGAATACAGTCATCGTACCAGTTGGCGGTGGAGGATTAATTGCAGGTATTGCCACCGCATTAAAATCATTTAACCCTTCAATTCATATTATCGGTGTTCAATCTGAGAATGTTCATGGTATGGCTGAGTCTTTCTATAAGAGAGATTTAACTGAACATCGAGTGGATAGCACAATAGCAGATGGTTGTGATGTAAAAGTTCCTGGTGAACAAACATATGAAGTAGTTAAACATTTAGTAGATGAATTTATTCTTGTTACTGAAGAAGAAATTGAACATGCTATGAAAGATTTAATGCAGCGTGCCAAAATTATTACTGAAGGTGCAGGCGCATTACCAACAGCTGCAATTTTAAGTGGAAAAATAAACAATAAATGGCTTGAAGATAAAAATGTTGTTGCATTAGTTTCAGGCGGGAATGTTGACTTAACTAGAGTTTCAGGTGTCATTGAACATGGACTGAATATTGCAGATACAAGCAAGGGTGTGGTAGGTTAA
- the ald gene encoding alanine dehydrogenase — protein MLVAVVKELKQGEGRVACTPENVRKLTDAGHKVIVEKNAGIGSGFSNDMYEKEGAKIVTHEQAWEADLVIKVKEPHESEYQYFKKNQIIWGFLHLASSKEIVEKMQEVGVTAISGETIIKNGKAELLAPMSAIAGQRSAIMGAYYSEAQHGGQGTLVTGVHENVDIPGSTYVIFGGGVAATNAANVALGLNAKVIIIELNDDRIKYLEDMYAEKDVTVVKSTPENLAEQIKKADVFISTILISGAKPPKLVTREMVKSMKKGSVLIDIAIDQGGTIETIRPTTISDPVYEEEGVIHYGVPNQPGAVPRTSTMALAQGNIDYILEICDKGLEQAIKDNEALSTGVNIYQGQVTNQGLASSHDLDYKEILNVIE, from the coding sequence ATGTTAGTTGCAGTAGTCAAAGAATTAAAACAAGGTGAAGGACGTGTAGCTTGCACACCCGAAAATGTGCGTAAGTTAACGGATGCAGGACATAAAGTAATTGTTGAAAAAAATGCTGGCATTGGTTCAGGATTTTCTAACGATATGTATGAAAAAGAAGGCGCTAAGATCGTAACTCACGAACAAGCATGGGAAGCTGATCTTGTTATCAAAGTAAAAGAACCTCATGAAAGCGAATATCAATATTTCAAAAAGAATCAAATTATCTGGGGATTTTTACATCTAGCATCTTCAAAAGAAATAGTAGAAAAAATGCAAGAAGTTGGTGTAACTGCGATTAGTGGTGAAACCATTATAAAAAATGGAAAAGCAGAATTATTAGCGCCAATGAGTGCTATAGCAGGTCAACGCTCAGCAATTATGGGAGCTTACTACTCTGAAGCACAACATGGTGGTCAAGGTACTTTAGTGACTGGTGTACATGAAAATGTGGATATACCTGGTAGTACATATGTGATTTTCGGTGGTGGAGTAGCAGCAACAAATGCAGCAAATGTTGCCTTGGGACTAAATGCTAAAGTAATCATTATCGAGTTAAACGATGACCGCATTAAATATCTTGAAGATATGTATGCAGAAAAAGATGTCACAGTAGTCAAATCAACACCAGAAAATTTAGCAGAACAAATTAAGAAAGCAGATGTATTTATTTCTACAATTTTAATTTCAGGTGCGAAACCGCCAAAATTGGTTACTCGTGAGATGGTTAAATCAATGAAAAAAGGTTCAGTATTAATCGATATAGCTATTGACCAAGGTGGAACTATTGAAACAATTAGACCAACTACAATTTCTGATCCAGTGTATGAAGAAGAAGGTGTGATTCATTATGGTGTACCAAATCAACCAGGAGCAGTCCCAAGAACTTCAACAATGGCATTAGCACAAGGAAATATTGATTATATATTAGAAATTTGTGACAAAGGCTTAGAACAAGCAATTAAAGATAATGAAGCCTTAAGTACTGGTGTAAACATTTACCAAGGACAAGTGACAAATCAAGGATTAGCTTCATCACATGACCTAGATTATAAAGAAATATTAAATGTTATCGAATAG
- a CDS encoding 5'-3' exonuclease, with protein MPNKILLVDGMALLFRHFYATSLHKQFMYNSQGEPTNGIQGFVRHIFSAIHEIRPTHVAVCWDMGQSTFRNDMFDGYKQNRSAPPEELIPQFDYVKEISEQFGFVNIGVKNYEADDVIGTLAQQYSTDNDVYIITGDKDLLQCINDNVEVWLIKKGFNIYNRYTLHRFNEEYALEPQQLIDIKAFMGDTADGYAGVKGIGEKTAIKLIQQYQSVENVVENIDALSAGQRNKINDNLDELYLSKRLAEIHTQVPIDSEALFEKMSFATTLNHILSICNEHELHVSGKYISSHF; from the coding sequence ATGCCTAATAAAATATTACTTGTAGATGGTATGGCGCTATTATTTAGACATTTCTATGCTACAAGTCTTCATAAACAATTTATGTACAATTCACAAGGTGAACCTACAAATGGAATACAAGGATTTGTGCGTCATATCTTTTCGGCAATACATGAAATACGCCCTACACATGTAGCTGTATGTTGGGATATGGGACAATCAACTTTTAGAAATGATATGTTTGATGGTTATAAGCAAAATCGTTCTGCACCACCAGAAGAATTGATACCACAATTTGATTATGTTAAAGAAATTTCAGAGCAATTTGGCTTTGTAAATATTGGCGTTAAAAACTATGAAGCGGATGATGTTATAGGTACATTAGCACAACAATATTCAACTGATAACGATGTCTATATTATTACGGGCGACAAAGATTTACTGCAATGTATTAATGACAATGTTGAAGTTTGGCTAATTAAAAAAGGTTTTAACATTTATAATAGATATACATTACATCGTTTTAACGAAGAATATGCCCTTGAACCACAACAACTAATCGATATTAAAGCGTTTATGGGTGATACAGCAGATGGATATGCGGGTGTTAAAGGTATTGGCGAGAAAACGGCTATTAAGTTAATTCAGCAATATCAAAGCGTTGAAAATGTGGTTGAAAACATTGATGCATTATCAGCTGGGCAACGTAATAAGATTAATGACAATTTAGATGAACTATATTTATCGAAGCGACTGGCTGAAATTCACACACAAGTACCAATTGATAGTGAAGCGCTTTTTGAGAAAATGTCATTTGCAACAACGCTTAATCATATTTTATCAATTTGTAACGAACATGAATTACATGTTTCAGGAAAATATATTTCATCCCATTTTTAA
- a CDS encoding dynamin family protein, whose translation MINKEQLDLLYKLKKEVEKSRNEALLHTINQVIKKVYLQQYTCSFVGHFSAGKSTLINLLIEQDILPSSPVPTTSNTAIVSVSDNHDIIANLPNQTYAKLSNYDEVREMNRQNVDVESVEINFQSAKFENGFTLQDTPGVDSNVASHQSITEQYMYTSNMIFYTVDYNHVQSELNFKFMKHINDVGIPVVFIINQIDKHQDDELSFSTFKSRVEKSIADWGIKLERTFYVSKFDHPENELEVLSSYLISLDQHRETIEDYTSRTVEYITEAQLDYIQSEIQEVLEDLGIEEAEFEQAFLNSQQHQAISEEAQLLNNPDELMAFLKNKRKNILENAYIMPHNMREMLRSYLESMSQDFNVGGFFNKKKKKLQIQQQRLLTATDALQEHVNQQIRQPMREDMSFVTRFINKKEASDKVLNQHYDVKPEMIEGLYQPQTSISNTYVLTFSDEVVKAIKKYVEQQSTPIFKEIIENVQADELPTEESDDLKEYQRYTELNELRQSLTTKNYRHYYIHLDESLDKLIGRQETTYQVATDNAQDNRDNQQLNQNTATTNMSIDIQKALDIISDVPLFKRTKQDIHETLTRIDNKLIKIGVFGTFSAGKSSLINALLGEHILVSSPNPTTAATTEISYGDESYITLKSQSQLLDEINAVVEYQDMSYSTIEDFINSDLEKLKSHLNKNQLAFIQAVEKHYKLYVNMLENGEKHAINQQELKKWSAEDEYATFVKTVHIALMHDWLKGKIIVDSLGLHSNNQRHTNETEQILTSSDLILYVSYFNHSFTDNDKAFIEHMKDMNQLNENQAFKMVINAADLAESQDDLEAVETYVSDALRQVHLQSDIFAVSSRNALQAEDKGIDQLKQSIQQFVDVESKSILEQQMIHQLQQMDRSYVEMITEFETNKADISRRQQRLTDYKDKQRLQHQLIDATLQHTDNEVEEQVYHLNARLKLQLLDDVKSVFNSQMTQNSDFNEEKKVSTRVYLDQIHQRLFLEQSLITERIKKYFNKQLTEQIAPIVQQLADLHVIINPQFNFESANIEQPLLHIDFNDMLNALPKQLTKRKILNPNGQRDIHESICQSTLGLLQPQMGLLRQQLELYVKQMAVEAESQFESFEANIQTQINDLLAFDLDTTLINQLKDKHQQLKTILY comes from the coding sequence ATGATTAATAAAGAACAATTAGATCTTTTATATAAATTAAAAAAAGAAGTTGAAAAGTCGCGAAATGAAGCACTTTTACATACAATTAACCAAGTAATTAAGAAAGTATATTTGCAGCAATATACATGTTCGTTCGTTGGACATTTTTCTGCAGGTAAATCGACACTGATAAATTTATTAATTGAACAAGATATCTTACCAAGTTCACCTGTACCAACGACAAGTAATACTGCTATTGTGTCAGTTTCAGACAATCACGATATTATTGCTAATTTGCCGAATCAAACGTATGCCAAATTATCTAATTATGATGAAGTAAGGGAAATGAATCGCCAAAATGTCGACGTTGAATCTGTAGAAATTAATTTTCAATCAGCTAAATTTGAAAATGGGTTTACGTTGCAAGATACACCAGGTGTTGATTCAAATGTTGCATCACATCAGTCAATAACAGAACAATATATGTATACAAGTAATATGATATTTTATACGGTTGACTATAACCACGTTCAATCTGAACTTAACTTTAAGTTTATGAAGCATATAAATGATGTTGGAATACCTGTTGTGTTTATCATTAATCAAATTGACAAGCATCAAGACGATGAATTGTCATTCTCTACGTTTAAATCTCGAGTTGAAAAATCAATTGCAGATTGGGGTATTAAATTAGAACGCACCTTTTATGTATCTAAATTTGATCACCCTGAAAATGAACTTGAAGTATTATCAAGTTATCTAATTTCATTAGATCAACATAGAGAGACAATAGAGGATTATACATCAAGAACGGTTGAATACATTACCGAAGCTCAGCTAGATTACATTCAGTCTGAAATTCAGGAAGTACTAGAAGATTTAGGTATCGAAGAAGCGGAGTTTGAACAAGCATTTTTAAATAGTCAACAACATCAAGCAATTAGTGAAGAGGCACAACTTTTAAATAATCCAGATGAATTAATGGCATTTTTAAAGAATAAGCGTAAAAATATTTTAGAAAATGCATACATTATGCCGCATAATATGAGAGAAATGTTACGAAGTTATTTGGAAAGTATGTCTCAAGACTTTAATGTTGGCGGATTTTTTAATAAAAAGAAGAAAAAACTACAAATTCAACAACAGCGATTATTAACAGCGACAGATGCGTTACAAGAACATGTTAATCAACAAATTCGTCAACCAATGCGAGAAGATATGTCATTTGTTACGCGTTTTATCAATAAAAAAGAAGCTTCAGATAAAGTATTAAATCAGCATTATGACGTTAAGCCAGAAATGATTGAAGGTTTATATCAACCACAAACATCAATCAGCAATACTTATGTACTTACATTTTCAGACGAAGTGGTTAAAGCCATTAAGAAATATGTTGAACAACAATCAACACCAATTTTTAAAGAAATAATAGAAAATGTGCAGGCAGATGAATTACCAACAGAAGAAAGTGATGATTTAAAAGAATATCAACGTTATACAGAATTAAATGAGCTGCGTCAGTCATTGACGACTAAGAATTATCGTCACTACTATATTCATTTAGATGAATCTCTAGATAAATTAATAGGTCGACAAGAGACAACATATCAAGTGGCTACTGATAATGCTCAGGATAATCGTGATAATCAGCAGCTAAATCAAAATACAGCTACAACAAATATGTCTATAGATATTCAAAAAGCGCTTGATATAATTTCGGATGTGCCTTTGTTCAAGCGTACAAAGCAAGATATCCACGAAACATTAACACGTATAGATAATAAATTAATAAAAATAGGTGTATTTGGAACATTTAGTGCTGGTAAAAGTAGTTTGATAAATGCATTATTAGGCGAGCATATTTTAGTCAGTTCTCCAAATCCTACTACAGCAGCTACTACAGAAATATCTTATGGAGACGAGAGTTATATAACGCTAAAATCACAATCGCAATTATTAGATGAAATTAATGCAGTAGTTGAATACCAAGATATGTCTTATTCGACTATAGAAGACTTTATTAATTCAGATTTAGAAAAGTTAAAATCACATTTAAATAAAAATCAACTCGCTTTTATTCAGGCAGTTGAAAAACATTATAAATTGTATGTCAATATGTTGGAAAATGGAGAAAAACATGCCATTAATCAACAGGAATTGAAAAAGTGGAGTGCAGAAGATGAATATGCAACATTTGTTAAGACAGTACACATTGCATTAATGCATGATTGGTTAAAAGGTAAAATAATTGTTGATTCATTAGGGCTACACTCAAATAACCAAAGGCATACAAATGAAACCGAACAAATTTTAACTTCTTCAGACTTAATATTGTATGTAAGTTATTTTAATCATTCATTTACTGATAATGACAAAGCGTTTATAGAACACATGAAAGATATGAACCAGTTGAATGAAAACCAAGCATTTAAAATGGTAATTAATGCTGCTGATTTAGCAGAAAGTCAAGATGATCTTGAAGCAGTTGAAACATATGTATCAGATGCATTAAGACAAGTACACTTACAATCAGACATTTTTGCTGTATCAAGTCGAAATGCATTGCAAGCTGAAGATAAGGGCATTGATCAATTAAAACAAAGCATACAACAATTTGTTGATGTTGAATCTAAATCAATTTTAGAACAACAAATGATTCATCAGCTTCAACAAATGGATCGTTCTTATGTAGAGATGATTACAGAATTTGAAACAAATAAAGCTGATATTTCACGTCGCCAACAAAGGTTAACAGATTATAAAGATAAACAGCGTTTACAACATCAATTAATTGATGCGACGTTACAACATACAGACAACGAAGTTGAAGAACAAGTTTATCATTTAAATGCCCGTTTAAAACTACAACTACTTGACGATGTTAAATCAGTGTTTAATTCTCAAATGACGCAAAATAGTGATTTTAATGAAGAAAAGAAAGTGTCTACGAGAGTATACTTAGATCAAATTCATCAACGATTGTTTTTAGAGCAATCTTTAATTACAGAACGTATAAAAAAATACTTTAATAAGCAACTCACTGAGCAAATTGCACCAATCGTTCAACAATTAGCAGATTTACATGTCATTATTAATCCTCAGTTTAACTTTGAATCAGCTAATATAGAGCAACCATTATTGCACATCGATTTCAACGATATGCTAAATGCATTGCCTAAACAATTAACAAAACGTAAAATTTTGAATCCAAATGGGCAAAGAGATATACATGAATCAATTTGTCAAAGTACGTTAGGATTATTACAACCACAAATGGGATTATTGAGGCAACAGCTTGAATTATATGTAAAGCAAATGGCTGTAGAAGCTGAATCGCAATTTGAAAGTTTTGAAGCTAATATTCAAACGCAAATAAACGATTTATTAGCATTTGATTTAGATACAACACTTATCAATCAATTGAAAGATAAACATCAACAACTGAAAACTATTTTATATTAA
- a CDS encoding PepSY domain-containing protein, which produces MKNTFNPLQRLHFYAAIFIAPLLITLTISGIGYLFFPEVENNIYKNEFFGDSDVKTHQTLNDAVHQVEQQYEGFFVSKVSILDEPYNKRITLSDMAGNQRYVFLDHNNQFVADQNAKHTYSNVMRSIHSSLFTENTIINYLVELTACWMIFMILSGTYLLIKKHLISNKSKALRWQKWHAMIGVIIAIPVFVLVLTGLPWSGFMGSKIAGMMDTNGDLGQGELAINPPKSDLNELPWATRKNKQPASSEKGSSGHHGNAAMPQTKLDYQISIDKVVEQAQKAGIKKPFSIVYPSDKNGTFIVSNTSNSGVTGLDVSPYKEQTLYFDQYSGKKLGTIKYDDYGIIAKWFTWGIPLHEGHLFGILNKIINLFVCIALLVAIGMGFVSWIKRTKNTAVKVPHRVKKPASISLIICLIVLGLLMPLFGLSLILVFIIELILYIKDRRAKQ; this is translated from the coding sequence ATGAAAAATACATTTAATCCATTACAAAGATTACATTTCTATGCAGCAATATTTATTGCTCCACTGTTAATCACTTTAACCATTTCGGGCATTGGTTACTTGTTCTTTCCAGAAGTTGAAAATAATATTTATAAGAATGAGTTTTTTGGTGACAGTGATGTAAAAACGCATCAAACATTAAATGATGCAGTACATCAAGTTGAACAACAATATGAAGGATTCTTTGTAAGTAAAGTTAGCATACTTGATGAACCATATAACAAACGAATTACACTGAGTGATATGGCAGGAAATCAACGTTACGTCTTTCTAGATCATAACAATCAATTTGTTGCAGATCAAAATGCGAAACATACGTATTCTAATGTGATGCGAAGTATACATAGTTCTTTGTTTACTGAAAATACTATTATTAATTATTTAGTAGAGTTAACCGCATGTTGGATGATATTCATGATTTTATCTGGTACTTATTTACTCATTAAGAAGCATTTAATTTCTAACAAAAGTAAGGCACTTCGTTGGCAAAAGTGGCACGCAATGATTGGAGTTATCATTGCAATTCCAGTATTTGTATTAGTCTTAACTGGATTGCCATGGTCTGGTTTTATGGGCAGTAAAATTGCCGGTATGATGGACACAAACGGTGACCTTGGTCAAGGTGAATTAGCGATTAATCCACCTAAATCAGATTTGAACGAATTACCTTGGGCTACACGTAAAAATAAACAGCCAGCTTCATCCGAAAAAGGTTCAAGTGGTCATCATGGTAATGCAGCAATGCCTCAAACCAAATTAGATTATCAAATATCTATTGATAAGGTCGTTGAACAGGCGCAAAAAGCTGGTATTAAAAAGCCGTTTTCAATCGTATATCCAAGTGATAAAAATGGTACCTTTATTGTATCTAATACTAGTAATTCAGGTGTTACTGGGCTAGATGTATCACCATACAAGGAACAAACACTTTATTTCGATCAATATAGCGGTAAAAAGCTAGGTACGATTAAATATGATGACTACGGTATTATTGCTAAATGGTTTACATGGGGCATTCCGCTTCACGAAGGTCATTTATTCGGCATTTTAAATAAAATCATTAATTTATTTGTATGTATCGCTTTATTAGTAGCCATTGGCATGGGGTTTGTCTCTTGGATAAAGCGTACAAAAAATACTGCAGTAAAAGTACCACATCGCGTAAAAAAACCAGCATCTATATCACTCATAATATGTTTAATTGTATTAGGATTATTAATGCCATTATTTGGATTATCACTTATCCTTGTATTTATAATTGAATTAATATTATATATTAAAGATCGTCGTGCTAAACAATAA
- a CDS encoding DUF4889 domain-containing protein — translation MGKKMGLGLSIALVVIGIAVVCLMIFSSQKTTYFGYMNSNTNAEKVVSEKDGLVKHNIKVEPSNDFKPKKGDFVKLVSKDDGKTFYKQEIVKHDDVPHGLMMKIHDMHMN, via the coding sequence ATGGGTAAAAAAATGGGTCTAGGTTTATCTATTGCATTGGTTGTTATTGGTATTGCCGTTGTATGTTTAATGATTTTTTCTAGTCAAAAAACGACTTATTTTGGTTATATGAATAGTAATACAAATGCAGAAAAAGTTGTCAGTGAAAAAGATGGATTAGTCAAACATAATATCAAAGTAGAACCATCTAATGATTTCAAGCCGAAAAAAGGAGACTTTGTAAAATTAGTTTCTAAAGATGATGGGAAGACATTTTATAAACAAGAGATTGTTAAACATGATGACGTCCCACACGGTTTAATGATGAAAATTCACGACATGCATATGAATTAA